A genomic window from Exiguobacterium acetylicum DSM 20416 includes:
- a CDS encoding DUF1499 domain-containing protein — translation MALGVSNGTLQPLSGKPNAVSTQTDLQEMKMRPLPFKGTLADSKFQLLRILQSLDRVKVVKEEGTYIHAIFTSKVFRFKDDVEFYFDEAAQVIHFRSASRVGYSDWGVNRKRMEDITRRYEEGSR, via the coding sequence ATGGCACTTGGTGTTTCAAATGGTACGCTTCAACCGCTCTCCGGAAAACCGAACGCGGTATCTACTCAAACCGATCTACAGGAAATGAAAATGCGACCGCTCCCGTTCAAAGGAACGCTTGCAGATTCGAAGTTTCAACTCTTACGCATCCTTCAAAGCCTCGACCGCGTCAAAGTCGTCAAGGAAGAAGGAACATACATTCACGCTATCTTCACGAGTAAAGTCTTTCGCTTCAAGGATGACGTCGAATTTTACTTCGATGAAGCCGCACAGGTGATTCACTTCCGTTCGGCATCACGTGTCGGGTACTCCGACTGGGGCGTCAACCGTAAACGAATGGAAGACATCACACGTCGTTATGAGGAGGGCTCACGATGA
- a CDS encoding sensor histidine kinase: MTIITVTVLLVIGILSFVTYNYYYVTATDVLKRHANASAVLFVNSGLAYDYADSEATIHDVLDSYAYPDAEIEVLDATGIPRYSSTGFISERKLTREAVNQVRAGQTVTKRYDDETTGEHLLEVTEPVVSFGQTTGALRYTTSLERIDRRVIEICLAIVLLGTVIWGLAFIYSSRLVSSIVRPIQEVIGASDQIAKQHYDVKVNEEYSFELGELARTINYMGQQIKQQETLKDEFISGISHELRTPLTSIKGWSETLLVEQDQLPEEASLGMGIIHSETERLISLVEQLLDFSKLETSRLVLYRQEVNLTEIIETVTAQLRQKLEEKNVQIVQKLPAQVVGLYDENRLKQVFLNLLDNAIRFSPVGGTITIRLVRSERVLFLSFSDEGPGIPKEHLRHVTEKFYQVQKGKGGTGLGLSICRELVEAHEGKLFIDNQPEGGVIATILLPVTKA; encoded by the coding sequence ATGACGATTATCACGGTGACAGTCTTACTCGTCATCGGGATCCTCTCGTTCGTGACCTATAACTATTACTACGTGACGGCGACGGATGTCTTGAAACGTCATGCGAATGCGAGTGCTGTCTTATTTGTGAATAGCGGTCTTGCTTATGATTACGCCGATTCAGAAGCGACGATCCATGATGTACTCGACTCTTACGCTTATCCAGACGCTGAGATCGAAGTGTTGGATGCGACAGGGATTCCGCGTTACTCTTCGACTGGATTCATCTCAGAACGGAAGTTGACGCGAGAGGCGGTCAATCAAGTAAGGGCGGGACAGACCGTCACGAAACGATATGACGATGAGACAACGGGAGAACATTTACTGGAAGTAACAGAACCTGTCGTGTCGTTCGGTCAGACGACGGGAGCGCTTCGTTATACGACGTCGCTTGAGCGAATCGACCGACGTGTGATCGAAATTTGTTTAGCGATCGTCCTCCTGGGTACAGTAATTTGGGGACTTGCCTTCATCTATTCCTCACGTCTCGTCTCGTCGATCGTCCGACCGATTCAAGAAGTCATCGGTGCATCGGACCAAATCGCGAAACAGCATTACGACGTCAAGGTGAACGAGGAATACTCGTTCGAGCTTGGAGAATTAGCGCGGACGATCAATTATATGGGGCAACAGATCAAACAGCAGGAAACGTTGAAAGATGAATTCATTTCTGGTATTTCTCATGAATTGCGGACACCGCTGACATCAATCAAAGGCTGGAGTGAAACGTTACTCGTCGAACAGGATCAGTTGCCGGAAGAGGCGTCGCTTGGGATGGGCATCATTCATTCGGAGACGGAGCGTTTGATTTCGCTCGTTGAGCAGTTACTCGATTTCTCAAAACTCGAGACGAGTCGCCTCGTCTTATATCGTCAGGAAGTCAATTTGACAGAAATCATCGAGACCGTGACGGCGCAACTTCGTCAAAAGCTAGAAGAAAAAAATGTCCAGATCGTACAGAAGTTACCGGCGCAAGTCGTTGGTTTATACGACGAAAACCGATTAAAACAAGTCTTCTTGAACCTGCTTGATAATGCGATCCGCTTTTCTCCAGTCGGTGGCACGATCACCATTCGACTCGTTCGTTCAGAGCGTGTGTTGTTCCTCTCCTTCAGTGATGAAGGTCCCGGCATTCCGAAAGAGCACTTACGTCACGTCACAGAAAAGTTCTATCAAGTGCAAAAAGGAAAGGGCGGAACAGGGCTCGGACTATCGATTTGTCGAGAACTCGTCGAAGCACATGAAGGCAAGCTATTCATTGATAATCAGCCGGAAGGTGGCGTCATTGCGACGATTCTGTTACCTGTCACGAAAGCGTAA
- a CDS encoding response regulator transcription factor gives MTKILVAEDEHAIRSFIVINLKRAGYDVIEAENGKEALAQFDQQTFDILLLDIMMPEVDGFAVCEQARAKDEVVGIIMLTARTREEDKVMGLSVGADDYIAKPFSPAELLARIQSLLRRVETLRRRKQPRELVSGPFRIDLGAKRVQKEGVDVEVTPTEYDLLCHFIKNEDQVMSRDELLDAVWGENYFGDRKTVDVNIRRLRQKIEENPAEPKFIETLWGHGYKWRNEE, from the coding sequence ATGACCAAAATACTAGTAGCCGAGGATGAACATGCGATTCGCAGTTTCATTGTCATTAATTTGAAACGGGCAGGCTATGATGTCATCGAGGCGGAGAATGGGAAAGAAGCGCTTGCGCAGTTTGATCAACAAACCTTCGATATTCTGTTACTCGATATCATGATGCCGGAAGTCGACGGTTTTGCCGTCTGTGAACAGGCGCGGGCAAAGGATGAGGTCGTCGGGATCATCATGCTGACGGCACGAACACGAGAAGAGGATAAAGTCATGGGACTGAGCGTAGGCGCGGACGACTACATCGCGAAGCCATTCAGTCCAGCAGAGCTACTCGCGCGCATCCAGTCGCTCCTGCGACGGGTAGAGACGTTACGTCGTCGGAAACAGCCGCGTGAACTCGTCTCTGGACCGTTCCGGATTGATTTAGGGGCGAAGCGCGTCCAAAAAGAAGGTGTCGACGTCGAAGTGACGCCAACTGAATACGATTTACTTTGCCACTTCATCAAAAACGAAGATCAAGTCATGTCGCGAGATGAGTTACTCGATGCGGTATGGGGTGAGAATTACTTTGGTGATCGGAAGACGGTTGATGTCAACATTCGCCGTCTTCGTCAAAAAATCGAAGAGAATCCAGCGGAACCGAAGTTCATCGAAACATTGTGGGGACATGGATACAAGTGGCGTAACGAAGAATGA
- a CDS encoding Cof-type HAD-IIB family hydrolase, translating to MTYKMIVLDLDDTLLTSDHTISPRTKEALLAAQRRGKKVVLASGRPTFAMLDLAKELELARYGSYILSFNGASIIDCKTNESLFLSTLSPETVHRLDDLSKREGVYIHTYVGHEILTEEPNEYTTLEGQLTGMEVIPVADFKAAIQTPVVKCLMMAEETHLARVEQTLQQELAGELAVARSKPFFLEFTEDGVTKGTSLALLSEKLGIAQEEVIACGDGNNDLSMIEWAGLGVAMANAADTVKEKAQYMTASNDEDGVALVVEKFMMDEEPTVSSR from the coding sequence ATGACATATAAAATGATTGTTCTCGATTTAGATGATACCTTGTTGACAAGTGACCATACGATTTCACCACGTACGAAAGAAGCTTTACTCGCTGCGCAACGTCGCGGGAAGAAGGTTGTGCTCGCTAGCGGTCGTCCGACTTTTGCCATGCTCGATCTCGCAAAAGAACTAGAACTCGCACGCTATGGAAGTTACATCCTAAGCTTCAATGGCGCGTCCATCATCGATTGTAAAACGAACGAGTCGCTCTTCCTCAGCACGCTTTCCCCGGAGACGGTCCACCGTCTCGACGATTTAAGTAAACGGGAGGGTGTCTACATCCACACGTATGTCGGACATGAGATCCTGACAGAGGAACCGAATGAATATACGACGCTCGAAGGACAATTGACAGGCATGGAGGTCATTCCTGTCGCTGATTTTAAAGCAGCGATTCAAACACCTGTCGTCAAGTGTTTAATGATGGCAGAAGAGACGCACCTTGCGCGCGTCGAACAGACGCTTCAACAGGAACTTGCGGGTGAACTCGCGGTAGCTCGCTCGAAGCCATTTTTCCTTGAATTCACAGAAGATGGTGTGACAAAAGGCACAAGCCTTGCCTTACTGTCTGAAAAACTGGGAATCGCTCAAGAAGAAGTCATTGCTTGTGGAGACGGCAACAACGATCTATCGATGATCGAATGGGCAGGTCTTGGCGTCGCGATGGCGAACGCAGCCGATACCGTCAAAGAAAAAGCACAGTATATGACTGCTTCGAACGATGAAGATGGTGTTGCTCTCGTCGTCGAAAAGTTCATGATGGATGAAGAACCAACCGTTTCAAGCCGTTAA
- a CDS encoding uracil-DNA glycosylase codes for MHPSWQTVLKEEKEKPYFQELWAFLKEAYQTTTVYPPKDRIFHAFDAVAPEDVRCVILGQDPYHGPRQANGLSFSVHDGVPIPPSLRNMYKELVADIGCPVPTSGNLEAWSQQGVFLLNTSLTVEEGKAGSHAKKGWAQFTDRVIEVLGTQTQPIVFILWGNHAKSKKALIDTDRHLVLEAVHPSPLSASRGFFGSKPYSQTNAWLKEQGREPIDWCLS; via the coding sequence ATGCATCCATCTTGGCAAACCGTGTTAAAAGAAGAAAAGGAAAAACCCTACTTTCAAGAACTGTGGGCTTTTTTGAAGGAAGCCTATCAAACGACGACTGTCTATCCTCCGAAGGACCGGATCTTTCATGCGTTTGATGCGGTCGCGCCAGAAGATGTCCGGTGCGTCATTTTAGGGCAAGATCCTTATCATGGTCCGCGACAGGCGAATGGACTCAGCTTTTCCGTCCATGACGGAGTTCCGATTCCTCCGTCCCTTCGAAACATGTATAAAGAACTCGTCGCGGATATCGGTTGTCCGGTACCGACATCCGGAAATCTCGAAGCATGGTCTCAGCAAGGAGTATTCTTACTCAATACGTCGCTTACGGTTGAGGAGGGGAAAGCAGGATCCCATGCTAAAAAAGGTTGGGCACAGTTCACGGATCGGGTCATCGAAGTATTAGGAACACAGACACAACCGATCGTGTTCATCCTCTGGGGGAATCACGCGAAGAGTAAAAAAGCGCTGATCGATACGGATCGTCATCTTGTTCTTGAAGCCGTTCATCCGAGCCCTTTATCAGCGAGTCGTGGATTTTTCGGTAGTAAACCGTATTCACAGACGAATGCCTGGCTCAAAGAGCAGGGGAGAGAACCGATCGACTGGTGTTTGTCGTAA
- a CDS encoding WecB/TagA/CpsF family glycosyltransferase, whose translation MIQTKQLFGLPFVDSAPSQWYTHIKTILHDRGKAFLVTANPELVLRALREPSYEAILRRATFITPDGIGVTAASKRMGAPLTATLPGIETARELLRTADALEKRVFLLGGRPEVMKSLIRQLSIRFPNIHFVGTFHGFGKTEEATKAITEADADLVLVALGAPKQEEWIASIYDQVDHGIFIGVGGAFDVWSGHSKRAPKLFRRFKLEWLYRISTHPRGFEKLKDLLLFLTLVLRKKSTLS comes from the coding sequence ATGATTCAGACAAAACAATTATTCGGACTACCATTCGTCGATTCGGCACCTTCGCAATGGTATACCCATATTAAAACAATCTTACACGACCGCGGAAAAGCCTTTCTTGTCACCGCAAATCCAGAGCTCGTATTGCGTGCATTGCGTGAACCTTCCTACGAAGCCATTTTACGACGGGCGACGTTCATCACACCAGACGGAATCGGTGTGACCGCTGCCAGTAAACGGATGGGAGCACCGCTCACTGCGACATTGCCAGGAATCGAGACCGCACGTGAACTATTGCGGACGGCAGACGCACTCGAGAAGCGTGTCTTTTTACTCGGTGGACGCCCGGAAGTTATGAAATCGCTGATCCGTCAGTTATCGATTCGTTTTCCGAACATCCACTTCGTTGGAACGTTTCATGGTTTTGGAAAGACAGAAGAAGCAACGAAAGCCATTACAGAAGCAGACGCTGATCTTGTTCTCGTCGCGCTAGGTGCGCCAAAACAGGAAGAATGGATTGCTTCCATCTATGATCAAGTCGATCACGGCATCTTCATCGGTGTTGGTGGTGCGTTCGACGTCTGGTCAGGACATAGTAAACGTGCGCCTAAATTATTCCGTCGCTTCAAGCTAGAGTGGCTCTATCGTATCTCGACGCACCCTCGTGGATTCGAGAAACTCAAGGATTTGTTACTTTTCCTGACGCTCGTGCTTCGTAAAAAATCAACGCTCTCTTGA
- a CDS encoding NAD(P)H-dependent oxidoreductase has protein sequence MTKLLYVTVNPKATEHSFSLQVGEAFLESYKAANPSAEVEVLDLYNETVQEIDTDVLSAWGKFATGEELTEVEIAKVGTMTKHLEQYMEADEYVFVTPMWNFSFPARLKMYIDSVLLAGKTFAYTAEGPKGLMEGKKALHIQATGGVYTGSGLNFGDDYLRQALAFTGVTDYDALFIEGMAMNPEKAEEIKEAAIAKAKELGRSFSTVNA, from the coding sequence ATGACTAAATTACTTTATGTAACTGTTAACCCGAAAGCTACAGAACACTCTTTCAGCCTTCAAGTCGGCGAAGCATTCCTCGAAAGCTACAAAGCAGCGAATCCTTCAGCTGAAGTAGAAGTTCTTGATCTATATAACGAAACAGTCCAAGAAATCGACACAGACGTGTTAAGCGCATGGGGCAAATTCGCAACTGGCGAAGAATTAACAGAAGTGGAGATCGCAAAAGTTGGTACGATGACAAAACATCTCGAGCAATACATGGAAGCAGATGAGTATGTCTTCGTCACACCAATGTGGAACTTCTCTTTCCCAGCACGTCTCAAAATGTACATCGACAGCGTTCTTCTTGCAGGTAAAACATTCGCTTACACTGCAGAAGGTCCAAAAGGTTTGATGGAAGGCAAAAAAGCACTCCACATCCAAGCAACAGGCGGCGTCTACACAGGATCTGGTCTCAACTTCGGTGATGACTACCTCCGTCAAGCACTTGCTTTCACTGGTGTAACAGACTACGATGCACTCTTCATCGAAGGTATGGCAATGAACCCAGAAAAAGCAGAAGAAATCAAAGAAGCAGCAATCGCTAAAGCGAAAGAACTCGGTCGTTCATTCTCGACTGTCAACGCATAA
- a CDS encoding MarR family winged helix-turn-helix transcriptional regulator — MESTDSKLALKMLVVLSRTMHAVTEQVKADIKTHQLNLSEFGVLELLYHKGDTPLQQIGDKILLTSGSVTYVVDKLEKRGLIARKSCATDRRVTFGTLTEAGRELMEETFPKHEAFLADLFKDLSVSEKEQLIDQLKRIGLRAEHYTPLENV; from the coding sequence ATGGAATCGACAGACTCGAAGCTGGCATTGAAAATGCTCGTTGTTCTATCTCGGACGATGCATGCGGTGACGGAGCAAGTGAAGGCAGACATCAAAACACATCAGTTGAATTTATCGGAATTCGGCGTTCTGGAATTGCTGTACCACAAAGGGGACACGCCTCTACAACAAATTGGCGATAAAATTCTATTAACGAGCGGAAGTGTGACGTATGTCGTGGATAAACTTGAAAAGCGTGGGTTGATTGCGCGAAAATCATGTGCGACGGATCGTCGTGTCACGTTTGGGACATTAACCGAAGCTGGGCGCGAACTAATGGAAGAGACATTCCCGAAACACGAAGCCTTTTTAGCAGACCTATTCAAGGATTTGTCGGTTTCTGAAAAGGAACAATTGATTGATCAGTTAAAACGAATCGGTTTACGAGCCGAACATTATACGCCGCTCGAAAATGTGTAA
- a CDS encoding LacI family DNA-binding transcriptional regulator, with translation MTNIRDLAREANVSVTTVSRVLNDHPYVANEKRQAVREAIEKLGYIRNQTAVHLSTGMTKTVGVMLPFVDHPYHAAILQGIAQAAFDASYRFLTWQTNYVETHEQLALDALAQQEIDALIVVSHSLPLSAILPYERYGPIVFCEHHEDVAAVYIDHYTAFQQGLSHLRQQGHTSIGICLGRPDSTNSLARKHAYQEVVRDEFVYEQTLTIEDGATIARRWMQQKQRPTAILTASDHVAAGLILELRKQGYQVPGDLSVIGFDGSELAEVLAMTTIAIPYATIGRHAFQLTIREDLVARPQIEVPSAFIDGTTVLPHT, from the coding sequence ATGACGAACATCCGAGACTTGGCACGTGAAGCCAACGTGTCCGTTACGACAGTCTCACGTGTACTAAATGATCACCCTTATGTGGCGAACGAGAAACGACAAGCTGTTCGAGAAGCCATCGAAAAACTCGGATATATCCGTAATCAGACTGCCGTTCATCTATCGACAGGTATGACAAAAACGGTCGGAGTCATGCTCCCGTTCGTTGATCATCCGTATCACGCTGCTATTCTTCAAGGCATCGCACAAGCTGCCTTTGACGCGAGTTATCGGTTCTTGACGTGGCAAACGAATTATGTGGAAACGCATGAGCAACTGGCACTGGATGCGCTGGCACAACAGGAAATCGACGCACTCATCGTCGTGTCGCACAGTCTTCCGTTATCAGCGATTTTACCATATGAACGTTATGGACCCATCGTCTTTTGTGAACACCATGAAGATGTCGCTGCCGTCTATATCGATCACTATACGGCCTTTCAACAAGGACTTTCACATCTGCGACAACAAGGACATACGAGCATCGGCATCTGTCTTGGGCGACCGGACAGCACGAATAGCTTGGCACGTAAACATGCGTATCAAGAGGTCGTGCGTGACGAATTCGTCTATGAACAGACCTTGACGATTGAAGATGGCGCGACTATCGCAAGGCGTTGGATGCAACAAAAACAACGACCGACCGCCATCTTGACCGCAAGTGATCACGTCGCAGCGGGTCTGATCTTGGAACTCCGAAAACAAGGCTATCAGGTTCCCGGAGACCTGTCTGTCATTGGTTTTGATGGAAGTGAACTCGCTGAAGTCTTAGCGATGACGACCATCGCGATTCCGTATGCCACGATCGGACGACATGCTTTTCAATTAACCATCCGTGAAGATCTTGTTGCTCGTCCACAAATCGAAGTTCCTTCGGCGTTCATTGATGGAACGACCGTTCTTCCTCATACCTGA
- a CDS encoding C40 family peptidase gives MKAVTRVLLTLTLLISSWTLVPASTQAATSKKVVVSVDVLNIRAKAAVSSKRVGQLKLGQAVTVVGQVKEWYQIRHQGKSAYIASTYTKAYNAKATKGLSKTGSTIVSVAEGLKGRPYVFGATGPVSFDCSGFTRYVYQALGKSLPRTAAAQYSATKRTAPGAGDLVFFTHGSGIQHVGIAVDGGTMINANSYYGRVVKESFRGGYWGSRYVAAGTL, from the coding sequence ATGAAAGCTGTCACTCGTGTTTTGTTAACCTTAACGTTACTCATCAGTAGTTGGACACTCGTCCCAGCATCAACGCAAGCTGCAACAAGTAAAAAAGTAGTGGTGTCAGTGGATGTGCTGAATATTCGTGCAAAAGCTGCTGTATCAAGTAAACGAGTCGGGCAATTGAAACTTGGACAAGCTGTAACCGTCGTAGGTCAGGTCAAAGAATGGTATCAAATTCGTCATCAAGGGAAATCAGCATACATCGCCTCTACATACACGAAAGCATATAACGCTAAAGCGACGAAAGGTCTTAGTAAAACAGGATCAACGATCGTTTCGGTAGCAGAAGGTCTCAAAGGACGTCCTTATGTTTTTGGTGCGACAGGTCCTGTTAGCTTTGATTGCTCTGGATTTACACGTTACGTCTATCAAGCACTAGGAAAATCACTCCCACGTACGGCAGCGGCTCAATACTCAGCAACAAAACGTACGGCACCTGGCGCTGGGGATCTCGTCTTCTTTACACATGGAAGTGGGATTCAACACGTTGGAATCGCTGTTGATGGCGGTACGATGATCAACGCGAACTCGTATTATGGAAGAGTCGTCAAAGAATCGTTCCGTGGCGGCTACTGGGGATCACGGTATGTAGCGGCAGGAACTCTTTAA
- a CDS encoding TetR/AcrR family transcriptional regulator, whose translation MASAKAQETRRRILEATTTIILQQGFTQLTLEEVAKQANVSKGGLLYHFASKEALLMGVIEAQEARQFELYEQHQLTMGPMEAFVTLQIQQQEEFHLDMDALLYLLSLLKNHATFVEERKRQAEQFFRQLTEQMDSVEVLSIRFTLDGLKLSEHFQFGAPSPDVRQRLIQQLIERARRLDKQIEE comes from the coding sequence TTGGCCAGTGCAAAAGCGCAAGAGACACGGCGTCGGATTCTTGAAGCAACGACGACGATCATTTTGCAACAAGGATTCACCCAATTGACGCTTGAAGAAGTAGCGAAACAAGCGAATGTCTCAAAAGGTGGATTGCTGTATCATTTCGCTTCGAAGGAAGCCTTATTAATGGGTGTCATCGAGGCGCAGGAAGCACGTCAATTTGAACTATATGAACAGCATCAGTTGACGATGGGACCGATGGAAGCGTTCGTGACGTTGCAAATCCAGCAGCAAGAGGAATTCCATCTCGATATGGATGCGCTTCTTTATTTATTGTCCTTGTTAAAGAATCACGCGACGTTCGTCGAGGAACGAAAGCGACAAGCGGAGCAATTCTTCCGCCAACTGACAGAACAGATGGATTCGGTTGAAGTATTATCGATTCGTTTTACATTGGACGGTTTGAAATTGTCGGAGCATTTTCAGTTCGGTGCGCCGTCTCCAGATGTGCGACAACGATTGATTCAGCAATTAATAGAACGTGCACGACGACTAGATAAACAAATTGAAGAGTGA
- a CDS encoding pyrroline-5-carboxylate reductase family protein — protein MKLLVVGAGAMSEALVQGWVASGFAREDITMTNRSGGARLTEVAARHGVQTVEQEDVSLYDIVMLGMQPDGVLDYVANQEWTNQTIVSIAAHITPHEIEQLAKCPTVAAMPNTPVAHRLGMTGLWFGSRVNEEIRSVVEALFGRVGEIAEANESTMPAFMAAAGCSPAFFYEIVAGMVPVLTDAGFEEENARRIVAQAMKGSAEILMRSDASTDRLIADVAAPGGPTDRGVQVLRERQLFDTMQAALRESARETEE, from the coding sequence ATGAAATTGTTAGTAGTAGGAGCCGGTGCGATGAGTGAGGCACTCGTTCAAGGGTGGGTCGCTTCTGGATTTGCACGAGAAGATATCACGATGACGAATCGGAGTGGCGGGGCACGTTTAACGGAAGTCGCAGCGCGACATGGTGTTCAGACGGTCGAGCAGGAGGACGTCTCACTATACGATATCGTCATGCTGGGCATGCAACCCGATGGTGTACTCGACTATGTAGCGAATCAAGAATGGACGAATCAGACGATCGTTTCGATTGCCGCACACATTACACCACATGAAATCGAACAGTTGGCAAAATGTCCGACAGTCGCTGCCATGCCGAATACCCCAGTCGCACACCGTTTAGGAATGACTGGACTATGGTTCGGCTCACGTGTGAACGAAGAGATCCGAAGTGTAGTCGAGGCATTATTTGGACGTGTCGGAGAAATTGCGGAAGCAAATGAATCGACGATGCCTGCATTCATGGCGGCAGCTGGATGTAGTCCTGCTTTCTTCTATGAAATCGTAGCTGGCATGGTGCCGGTTTTGACGGATGCTGGTTTTGAAGAAGAAAATGCACGTCGAATCGTGGCTCAAGCGATGAAAGGTTCAGCCGAAATTCTCATGCGCTCCGACGCAAGTACGGATCGTCTTATTGCCGATGTTGCAGCACCTGGTGGACCAACGGATCGTGGCGTCCAAGTGCTACGCGAGCGTCAGCTGTTCGATACGATGCAAGCGGCACTGCGAGAGAGTGCACGCGAAACAGAAGAATAA
- the cbpA gene encoding cyclic di-AMP binding protein CbpA yields MLVQSLCIPKHQCVTISETATIREALDTLEKTGYRCVPVLDQSGQDFKGNIYKMHIYRHGMNGGSLDDNVMSLIKNTSKYIYTGSNFFEVFFSIKELPYIAVLNDDGHFFGILPHGKMLGMLEEAWNRDSGSYVLTVALSEQKGALEKISKIVNKYSTVASLMTLDAKSSVMRRVLITLPTDCDEKTKKKIVKKLDDKGLRVVAVEDLAVRV; encoded by the coding sequence ATGCTCGTACAAAGTTTATGTATTCCGAAGCATCAATGTGTCACGATTTCCGAGACAGCGACGATTCGTGAAGCACTCGACACACTTGAAAAAACCGGATACCGCTGTGTTCCAGTCCTTGACCAATCAGGACAGGACTTCAAAGGTAACATCTATAAGATGCACATCTATCGGCATGGGATGAATGGTGGCAGCTTAGACGACAACGTCATGTCGCTGATTAAGAATACATCCAAATACATCTATACAGGAAGTAATTTCTTTGAAGTTTTCTTCTCGATCAAGGAATTGCCGTATATCGCTGTACTAAATGACGACGGTCATTTCTTCGGCATCCTGCCGCACGGAAAAATGCTCGGAATGCTTGAAGAAGCGTGGAACCGTGATTCTGGAAGTTACGTCCTGACAGTTGCTTTAAGTGAACAAAAAGGGGCACTTGAGAAAATTTCGAAGATCGTCAACAAATATTCGACGGTCGCGAGTCTGATGACGCTCGATGCGAAGAGTAGCGTCATGCGTCGTGTATTGATTACATTACCGACGGATTGTGACGAGAAGACGAAGAAAAAAATCGTCAAGAAACTTGACGACAAGGGACTTCGTGTCGTTGCTGTCGAAGATTTAGCCGTTCGTGTATAA
- a CDS encoding DUF47 domain-containing protein — MFSKKQDPFAVKLSEIAGHLKTTSQFFVDFKINGIADVKEFAHKVKDFETAGDDLMHQLIIDLNNAFITPIDREDLLALANALDDVLDGFEECSAIFEIYNIVQADEHMIKFVDEINIAVTELAMAMDLLVARKLQPMREHVIKIKEQETICDNLRRKSIKALFATETDPIKIIQYKEIYESLESIADYCQDAANVIETIIMKNA, encoded by the coding sequence ATGTTTAGTAAAAAACAAGATCCATTTGCAGTGAAATTATCAGAAATCGCAGGACACTTAAAAACGACTTCGCAATTCTTCGTTGACTTTAAAATCAACGGCATCGCGGATGTAAAAGAATTTGCCCATAAAGTAAAAGACTTCGAAACAGCTGGGGACGATTTGATGCACCAGTTGATCATCGACTTGAACAACGCGTTCATCACACCAATCGATCGTGAAGACTTACTCGCACTTGCTAACGCACTTGATGACGTCTTAGATGGCTTTGAAGAATGTTCAGCGATCTTCGAAATCTACAATATCGTTCAAGCAGACGAGCACATGATCAAGTTCGTCGATGAAATCAACATCGCTGTCACAGAACTCGCGATGGCAATGGATCTTCTTGTTGCCCGTAAATTACAACCGATGCGTGAACACGTCATTAAAATCAAAGAGCAAGAGACGATTTGTGACAACCTACGCCGTAAATCGATCAAAGCATTGTTCGCAACAGAAACAGATCCAATTAAAATCATTCAATACAAAGAAATCTATGAATCGCTCGAATCAATCGCGGACTACTGCCAAGATGCAGCTAACGTCATTGAAACGATCATCATGAAAAACGCTTAA